Proteins co-encoded in one Stenotrophomonas maltophilia genomic window:
- a CDS encoding YerC/YecD family TrpR-related protein: MKARPEIAAKDPKADLHALAQAFAALREPEQVEAFLRDLCTPAELEAMADRWKVVPLLQQGVPYREIHERTGVSVTTTGRVARTLEHGHRGYAAAIDRLAAR; this comes from the coding sequence ATGAAAGCCCGCCCCGAGATTGCCGCCAAAGACCCGAAGGCCGACCTGCATGCCCTGGCCCAGGCCTTTGCCGCCCTGCGCGAGCCGGAGCAGGTCGAGGCATTCCTGCGTGACCTGTGCACGCCGGCCGAGCTGGAAGCCATGGCCGACCGCTGGAAGGTGGTGCCGCTGCTGCAGCAGGGTGTGCCGTACCGCGAGATCCACGAGCGCACCGGCGTCAGCGTGACCACCACCGGACGGGTGGCACGCACACTCGAGCATGGCCATCGAGGCTATGCCGCCG
- the hisS gene encoding histidine--tRNA ligase produces MIKPRTPPGTLELLPREQIAFQRMLDVIRRNYERFGFLPVETPVFELSDVLLTKSGGETERQVYFVQSTGALANAAESGDRSLPEMALRFDLTVPLARYVAEHEHELTFPFRRYQMQRVYRGERAQRGRFREFYQCDIDVIGKDSLSVRYDAEVLAVIHAVFSELRIGDFSIQLNNRKLMRGFFESLGVAEGERQLAVLREVDKLDKRGADYVRETLVGEGFEIPAAQVEKILAFVAVRSQGHDDALAQLAALEAGAASSETLRTGVAELREVLQLVQALGVPESAYCLNFSIARGLDYYTGTVYETTLTDHPQIGSICSGGRYEDLASHYSKSKLPGVGISIGLSRLFWQLREAGLIDGIEASSVQALVALMDEQGMAQSLDIARRLRSGGINTEVQMEPKKIGKQFQYAAKAGIRFVVLAGEDELARGVVAVKDLLREQQFEVSREELASTLQVELEQSKAMA; encoded by the coding sequence GTGATCAAGCCCCGTACCCCGCCCGGCACCCTTGAACTGCTGCCGCGCGAGCAGATTGCGTTCCAGCGCATGCTGGACGTGATCCGTCGCAACTACGAGCGCTTCGGGTTCCTGCCGGTGGAGACGCCGGTGTTCGAGCTGTCCGACGTGTTGCTGACCAAGTCCGGCGGTGAGACCGAGCGCCAGGTGTATTTCGTGCAGTCCACCGGTGCGCTTGCCAACGCCGCCGAGTCCGGTGACCGCTCGCTGCCGGAAATGGCACTGCGCTTCGACCTGACCGTGCCGCTGGCCCGCTACGTGGCCGAGCACGAGCACGAGCTGACCTTCCCGTTCCGCCGCTACCAGATGCAGCGCGTGTACCGCGGTGAGCGTGCCCAGCGCGGGCGCTTCCGCGAGTTCTACCAGTGCGACATCGATGTGATCGGCAAGGACAGCCTGAGCGTGCGCTATGACGCCGAAGTGCTGGCGGTGATCCATGCGGTGTTCTCGGAACTGCGCATCGGTGACTTCAGCATCCAGTTGAACAACCGCAAGCTGATGCGAGGCTTCTTCGAAAGCCTGGGCGTGGCCGAAGGCGAGCGCCAGCTGGCGGTGCTGCGTGAGGTGGACAAGCTGGACAAGCGTGGCGCCGATTACGTGCGCGAGACGCTGGTGGGCGAGGGCTTCGAGATCCCGGCCGCACAGGTCGAGAAGATCCTGGCCTTCGTCGCCGTGCGTTCGCAGGGGCACGACGATGCACTGGCCCAGCTGGCCGCACTTGAAGCGGGTGCGGCATCGTCGGAGACGTTGCGTACCGGGGTGGCCGAGCTGCGGGAAGTGCTGCAGCTGGTGCAGGCGCTGGGTGTGCCGGAGAGCGCGTATTGCCTTAATTTCTCGATCGCGCGCGGCCTGGATTACTACACCGGCACCGTGTACGAGACCACGCTGACCGACCACCCGCAGATCGGCTCGATCTGCTCGGGCGGTCGTTATGAAGACCTCGCCAGCCACTACAGCAAGTCGAAGCTGCCGGGCGTGGGCATTTCCATCGGCCTGTCGCGCCTGTTCTGGCAGCTGCGCGAAGCCGGCCTGATCGACGGCATCGAGGCCAGCAGCGTGCAGGCGCTGGTGGCGCTGATGGACGAGCAGGGCATGGCGCAGTCGCTGGACATCGCCCGCCGCCTGCGCAGCGGTGGCATCAACACCGAAGTGCAGATGGAGCCGAAGAAGATCGGCAAGCAGTTCCAGTACGCGGCCAAGGCCGGTATCCGCTTCGTGGTGCTGGCCGGTGAGGATGAGCTGGCCCGTGGCGTGGTGGCGGTGAAGGATCTGCTGCGCGAACAGCAGTTCGAGGTGTCGCGCGAGGAGCTGGCCAGCACCCTTCAGGTGGAACTGGAGCAGTCGAAGGCGATGGCGTGA
- a CDS encoding Crp/Fnr family transcriptional regulator, producing MSRPSGAPPATPDPASPSCSTLDCLHCSVRHLAVCSALSPDEVQALEQVTHSQQITLGSTLARTGEERQHVYTLTAGALRLVRTLADGRRQISGFVLPGDYLGLSGSDHHRYDIEAIADSRVCRVALPQMKALRSRFPHLERKLLQRACQELDAAQDAALALARLQPAEKVADFLLRLAAREARLGGNGLRVSLPMGRGDIADHLGLTMETVSRTFTKLRQQGLIALPHLNVVEILDEDGLRGLAGEGLI from the coding sequence ATGTCCCGGCCTTCCGGCGCTCCGCCCGCCACCCCCGATCCCGCCTCGCCGTCCTGCAGCACGCTGGACTGCCTGCATTGCTCGGTCCGCCACCTTGCGGTGTGCTCGGCGCTGTCGCCCGATGAAGTGCAGGCGCTGGAACAGGTCACCCATTCGCAGCAGATCACCCTGGGCAGTACGCTGGCCCGCACCGGCGAAGAACGCCAGCATGTCTATACATTGACCGCCGGGGCGCTGCGCCTGGTGCGCACTCTGGCCGATGGCCGCCGCCAGATCAGTGGATTCGTGTTGCCGGGCGATTATCTGGGCCTGAGTGGCAGCGACCACCATCGCTACGATATCGAAGCCATCGCCGACAGCCGCGTGTGCCGCGTCGCGCTGCCGCAGATGAAAGCGCTGCGCAGCCGCTTCCCGCACCTGGAGCGCAAGCTGCTGCAACGTGCCTGCCAGGAACTGGATGCGGCGCAGGACGCCGCGCTGGCGCTGGCCCGGCTGCAGCCGGCGGAGAAGGTGGCCGATTTCCTGCTGCGCCTGGCCGCACGCGAAGCCCGGCTTGGCGGCAACGGCCTGCGGGTGTCGCTGCCGATGGGGCGTGGTGACATCGCCGACCATCTGGGCCTGACCATGGAAACGGTCAGCCGTACGTTCACCAAGCTGCGCCAGCAGGGGCTGATCGCCCTGCCCCACCTGAACGTGGTGGAGATCCTCGACGAGGATGGATTGCGCGGGCTGGCCGGTGAAGGGTTGATCTGA
- the thrC gene encoding threonine synthase: MHFVSTRGQSPAVGLSAAIAAGLAPDGGLYVPGTLQAARELHAGATLAETAADLLVPFFAGDALASALPSICHEAFDFPVPLRPLGDGDHVLELFHGPTAAFKDIGARFLAGTLSRLQAGQDRDLTIVVATSGDTGAAVAAAFHRQPGVRVVVLYPDGRVSPRQAHQLGCFGDNIVALRVAGAFDDCQAMVKQALADRELQAQVPLSSANSISLGRLLPQMSYYAHAALTHHAQTRRRLNLVVPTGNLGNAMAAVLARALGVPIGQIVLATNANAVLPAYFNGGDYQPQASVATVANAMDVGAPSNFERLRWLYHGDDAELRAAFRAFAVDDVTIRATIASAHASRGELFCPHTATAVKVLQDLRARGAKGDWAVVATAHPAKFEAVVEPLIGETVAVPPALEALLQRPAHAEPLAADYAALRGVLLR; encoded by the coding sequence ATGCACTTTGTTTCGACCCGTGGCCAATCGCCGGCCGTCGGCCTCAGCGCGGCCATCGCTGCTGGATTGGCGCCCGATGGCGGCCTGTATGTGCCCGGGACGCTGCAGGCTGCGCGTGAACTGCACGCCGGCGCGACACTGGCCGAGACCGCAGCTGATCTGCTGGTGCCGTTCTTTGCCGGCGATGCGCTGGCGTCCGCGTTGCCGTCGATCTGCCATGAGGCCTTCGACTTCCCGGTGCCGCTGCGTCCGCTTGGCGACGGCGATCATGTGCTGGAGCTGTTCCATGGGCCGACCGCCGCGTTCAAGGACATCGGTGCGCGCTTCCTGGCCGGCACGCTGTCGCGGCTGCAGGCCGGCCAGGATCGCGACCTGACGATTGTCGTCGCCACCTCCGGCGATACCGGTGCCGCGGTGGCGGCGGCGTTCCATCGCCAGCCTGGTGTGCGCGTGGTGGTGCTGTATCCGGATGGCCGCGTGTCGCCCCGGCAGGCGCATCAGCTTGGCTGCTTCGGCGACAACATCGTGGCCCTGCGCGTGGCCGGTGCGTTCGACGACTGCCAGGCAATGGTCAAGCAGGCGCTGGCCGACCGCGAACTACAGGCCCAGGTGCCGTTGAGTTCGGCCAACAGCATCAGCCTGGGGCGCCTGCTGCCGCAGATGAGCTACTATGCGCATGCGGCACTGACCCATCATGCTCAGACCCGGCGTCGGCTCAACCTGGTGGTACCGACCGGCAACCTCGGCAATGCGATGGCCGCGGTGCTGGCGCGCGCGCTGGGCGTGCCGATCGGCCAGATCGTGCTGGCGACCAACGCCAATGCCGTACTGCCGGCGTACTTCAATGGCGGCGACTACCAGCCGCAGGCCAGCGTGGCGACCGTGGCCAATGCGATGGACGTGGGCGCGCCGAGCAACTTCGAGCGGCTGCGCTGGCTCTACCACGGCGATGATGCCGAATTGCGCGCGGCGTTCCGTGCATTCGCGGTGGATGATGTGACCATCCGTGCCACGATTGCCAGTGCGCATGCCAGCCGCGGCGAGCTGTTCTGCCCGCACACGGCGACGGCGGTGAAGGTACTGCAGGACCTGCGTGCGCGTGGCGCCAAGGGCGACTGGGCGGTGGTGGCTACCGCGCATCCGGCCAAGTTCGAGGCGGTGGTGGAGCCGTTGATCGGCGAAACGGTGGCGGTGCCGCCGGCGCTGGAGGCGCTGCTGCAGCGGCCGGCGCATGCTGAACCGTTGGCGGCAGACTACGCGGCGCTGCGTGGGGTGTTGTTGCGTTGA
- a CDS encoding homoserine kinase produces MIARAFAPASVANVAVGFDILGHAIAGIGDTVSVRRIDEPVVRIDAIRGSAVELPLEAAGNTAGAALISLRERLGLAFGFAIEIDKGIPFGSGMGGSAASCVAALVAANALLELPLSREALYPFALEGEAVASGGRHGDNVGPLLLGGLALCTADRLLPIPVPAQWHSLLVHPHAVLETRRARQALQGSYALGEFVAQSANLALVLSGCHRSDAGLVRSGLRDVLVEPRRAGLIAGFDAARDAALAAQAMGAGISGAGPSVFAWFEDAGQAHAAAAPVQAAFAAAGFDSDAWVSPLDAPGARLC; encoded by the coding sequence GTGATCGCACGTGCGTTCGCGCCTGCTTCGGTGGCCAACGTTGCGGTCGGCTTTGACATTCTTGGCCACGCGATTGCGGGCATCGGCGATACCGTGAGCGTGCGTCGCATCGATGAACCGGTGGTGCGCATCGATGCCATCCGCGGCAGCGCGGTCGAGTTGCCGCTGGAGGCGGCCGGCAATACCGCCGGCGCCGCGTTGATATCGCTGCGCGAGCGGCTGGGGCTGGCATTCGGCTTCGCCATCGAGATCGACAAGGGCATTCCATTCGGCTCGGGCATGGGTGGTTCGGCAGCCTCCTGCGTGGCGGCACTGGTCGCCGCCAACGCGCTGTTGGAGCTGCCGCTGTCGCGTGAGGCGTTGTATCCATTCGCGCTGGAGGGCGAGGCGGTGGCCAGTGGCGGCCGCCACGGCGATAACGTGGGCCCGCTGCTGCTGGGCGGGCTGGCGTTGTGCACGGCCGATCGGCTGCTGCCGATTCCGGTGCCGGCGCAGTGGCACAGCCTGCTGGTACATCCGCACGCGGTGCTGGAAACGCGACGCGCACGACAGGCGTTGCAGGGCAGTTATGCCTTGGGCGAGTTCGTGGCGCAGAGCGCGAATCTGGCGCTGGTGCTCAGTGGCTGCCACCGCAGCGATGCCGGACTGGTGCGGTCCGGGCTGCGCGATGTGCTGGTCGAGCCGCGGCGGGCTGGCCTGATCGCGGGCTTTGACGCGGCGCGCGACGCAGCGCTGGCGGCGCAGGCGATGGGTGCGGGCATCTCCGGTGCCGGTCCCAGCGTATTCGCCTGGTTTGAAGATGCCGGGCAGGCCCACGCCGCCGCCGCGCCGGTGCAGGCGGCCTTTGCTGCCGCCGGCTTCGACAGTGACGCCTGGGTGTCGCCGCTGGACGCGCCGGGAGCCCGGCTGTGCTGA
- the thrA gene encoding bifunctional aspartate kinase/homoserine dehydrogenase I, whose protein sequence is MSLHAPAHPVAPADLAAPTTVVHKFGGTSVADAERYRHVAGLLLARPETLQVTVVSAMKGVTDALIELAQLAAKGDAGWREAWHALRARHRGAAVALLGEQVGDTVEWIDARFDQLAEVLAALAVIGELPREVLDRVQGLGEVFSAQLLGTHLRALGEDCAVLDARDVLVVGHGELGVDVDWEASADRLAKWRLQHQQSRLVATGFVARDRHDRITTLGRNGSDYSGAIFAALFNADELHIWTDVDGVLSADPRLVPEAVQLESLSYDEACELAYFGAKVVHPQTMSPAIRLGLPIFIRNTFQPAHPGTRISAERSPRGPVKGLTLSPGLALLNLEGTGLIGVPGTAERVFAALRQAQVSVVMISQGSSEHSICCVVRAAEAARGREALLHAFAHELSVGQVQRVQVSEGVSVLAAVGDGMAGQPGVAARLFEALGRAQVNILAIAQGSSERNISVAVDSADATRALRAAHAGFWLSPQTFAVGVIGPGNVGAALLDQLLVARPQLLAKANVDLRLRALASRSRMRLEDDGLHADWRQALQQAGEASDLDRFTEHLLGAHLPHAVVIDCSGSAEVAERYEGWLAAGIHVVTPNKQAGAGPLPRYQRIRAAAAASGARFRYEATVGAGLPVITTLRDLVDTGDEVLAIDGIFSGTLAWLFNRFDGSQPFSALVAQARSMGYTEPDPRDDLSGVDVARKLVILAREAGHALSLEQVQVESLVPALLREGSVDDFMARLGESDASLLQRLQESRKRGAVLRYVARLGADGASVGLQELPADHAFANLRLTDNVVQFRTRRYCDNPLVVQGPGAGPEVTAAGVFADLLRVAAGEGARL, encoded by the coding sequence ATGTCTCTCCACGCCCCCGCCCATCCCGTAGCCCCGGCCGATCTGGCTGCGCCGACCACTGTCGTGCACAAGTTCGGTGGCACCTCCGTGGCCGATGCCGAGCGCTACCGCCATGTCGCCGGCCTGCTGCTGGCCCGCCCCGAAACCCTGCAGGTCACCGTTGTCTCGGCGATGAAGGGCGTCACCGACGCACTGATCGAGCTGGCGCAGCTGGCGGCCAAGGGCGATGCAGGCTGGCGCGAGGCCTGGCATGCGCTGCGCGCCCGTCATCGCGGCGCTGCCGTGGCCCTGCTCGGCGAGCAGGTGGGCGACACCGTGGAGTGGATCGATGCGCGCTTCGATCAACTGGCAGAGGTGCTGGCGGCGCTGGCGGTGATCGGCGAGCTGCCGCGCGAGGTGCTCGACCGCGTGCAGGGCCTGGGCGAAGTGTTCTCCGCACAGTTGTTGGGTACCCATCTGCGCGCGCTGGGCGAAGACTGCGCGGTGCTCGATGCGCGCGACGTGCTGGTGGTGGGGCATGGTGAGCTGGGCGTGGACGTCGACTGGGAAGCCAGTGCGGACCGCCTGGCCAAATGGCGCCTGCAGCATCAGCAGTCGCGGCTGGTCGCCACCGGCTTCGTCGCCCGTGACCGCCACGACCGCATCACTACGCTCGGCCGCAATGGCAGCGATTACTCCGGTGCGATCTTCGCCGCGCTGTTCAATGCGGATGAGCTGCACATCTGGACCGATGTCGATGGCGTGCTGTCGGCCGACCCACGGCTGGTGCCCGAGGCGGTGCAGCTGGAGTCGCTGAGCTACGACGAAGCCTGCGAGCTGGCCTATTTCGGCGCCAAGGTAGTGCACCCGCAGACGATGTCGCCGGCGATCCGCCTCGGCCTGCCGATCTTCATCCGCAATACCTTCCAGCCGGCACATCCGGGTACGCGCATCAGCGCCGAGCGCTCGCCGCGCGGGCCGGTGAAAGGGTTGACCCTGAGCCCTGGGCTGGCCCTGCTGAATCTGGAAGGCACCGGCCTGATCGGCGTGCCCGGTACGGCCGAGCGAGTGTTCGCTGCGCTGCGCCAGGCACAGGTGTCGGTGGTGATGATCTCGCAGGGCTCGTCGGAACATTCGATCTGCTGCGTGGTACGCGCCGCCGAAGCCGCGCGCGGTCGCGAAGCACTGCTGCACGCGTTCGCGCATGAACTGTCGGTCGGCCAGGTGCAGCGCGTGCAGGTCAGCGAGGGAGTGAGTGTGCTGGCGGCGGTCGGCGACGGCATGGCCGGCCAGCCGGGTGTGGCGGCGCGCCTGTTCGAGGCGCTGGGCCGTGCGCAGGTGAACATCCTGGCCATCGCCCAGGGCTCGTCCGAGCGCAACATTTCGGTGGCGGTGGACAGCGCCGATGCCACCCGCGCGCTGCGCGCTGCACATGCCGGGTTCTGGCTGTCGCCGCAGACCTTCGCGGTGGGTGTGATCGGGCCGGGCAATGTGGGCGCCGCGCTGCTGGACCAGTTGCTGGTGGCGCGGCCGCAGCTGCTGGCCAAGGCCAACGTCGACCTGCGCCTGCGCGCGCTGGCCTCGCGTTCGCGCATGCGCCTGGAAGACGACGGCCTGCACGCCGACTGGCGGCAGGCGTTGCAGCAGGCCGGTGAGGCCAGTGACCTGGATCGTTTCACCGAGCATCTGCTGGGCGCACACCTGCCGCATGCGGTGGTGATCGACTGCAGTGGCAGTGCCGAGGTGGCCGAACGCTACGAGGGCTGGCTGGCAGCTGGCATCCATGTGGTCACGCCGAACAAGCAGGCTGGGGCCGGCCCGTTGCCGCGCTACCAGCGCATCCGTGCGGCCGCCGCCGCCAGCGGGGCGCGCTTCCGCTACGAAGCCACGGTAGGTGCGGGCCTGCCGGTGATCACTACGCTGCGCGATCTGGTCGATACCGGTGACGAGGTGCTGGCCATCGACGGCATTTTCTCCGGCACGCTGGCCTGGCTGTTCAACCGCTTCGATGGCAGCCAGCCGTTCTCGGCGCTGGTGGCGCAGGCGCGCTCGATGGGCTACACCGAACCGGACCCGCGCGATGATCTGTCCGGTGTGGACGTGGCGCGCAAGCTGGTGATCCTGGCGCGCGAGGCTGGGCACGCGCTGAGCCTGGAACAGGTACAGGTCGAAAGCCTGGTGCCAGCGCTGCTGCGCGAGGGCAGCGTGGACGACTTCATGGCGCGCCTGGGCGAGTCCGATGCCAGCCTGCTGCAGCGGCTGCAGGAGTCGCGCAAGCGCGGTGCGGTACTGCGCTACGTGGCGCGGCTCGGTGCCGATGGCGCTTCGGTCGGCCTGCAGGAGCTGCCGGCCGACCACGCCTTCGCCAACCTGCGGCTGACCGACAACGTGGTGCAGTTCCGTACCCGTCGCTACTGCGACAACCCGCTGGTGGTGCAGGGCCCCGGTGCCGGACCGGAAGTGACCGCCGCCGGTGTGTTCGCCGACCTGCTGCGGGTGGCCGCCGGTGAAGGAGCACGCCTGTGA
- a CDS encoding DMT family transporter: MRNNPMALGIANGVAAGALWGVVFLAPAVLQSFNALQLSAGRYLVYGLIAVLLLLPRWKRLAPQLGRAEWFGLLWLSLAGNLVYFLLLATAVQWAGGAAASLIVGLIPVVVTVVGVREQGAVPLKQLMPALGLCVAGVALVGWEALMSEHLATPWRQRLIGLLCAFGALFSWALYSIGNSRWLARRPDLSSHDWSLLTGVTTGGLALLLVPMAFIGHTGSHTPAQWSGFWAISAGVAVVASILGNAFWNRASRLLPLTLTGQMIVFETLFALLYAFVWQQRWPTLLEALAIVFLVAGVMLCAHAHRAPRAIAEHAG; the protein is encoded by the coding sequence ATGCGCAACAACCCGATGGCCCTGGGCATCGCCAATGGCGTTGCCGCCGGCGCGCTGTGGGGCGTGGTCTTCCTCGCGCCCGCCGTGCTGCAGTCATTCAATGCCCTGCAGTTGTCTGCTGGCCGCTATCTGGTCTATGGGCTGATTGCGGTGCTGCTGCTGTTGCCGCGCTGGAAGCGGTTGGCGCCGCAGCTGGGGCGCGCCGAGTGGTTCGGCCTGCTGTGGCTGAGCCTGGCCGGCAACCTGGTGTATTTCCTGCTGCTGGCCACCGCTGTGCAGTGGGCCGGTGGTGCGGCCGCATCGCTGATCGTCGGCTTGATTCCGGTGGTGGTGACCGTGGTCGGTGTGCGCGAGCAGGGCGCGGTGCCGCTGAAACAGCTGATGCCTGCGTTGGGCCTGTGCGTGGCGGGTGTGGCGCTGGTCGGCTGGGAAGCATTGATGTCCGAGCATCTGGCAACACCGTGGCGGCAGCGCCTGATCGGCCTGCTGTGCGCGTTCGGCGCGTTGTTCTCCTGGGCGCTGTATTCGATCGGCAACAGCCGCTGGCTGGCCCGACGCCCGGACCTGTCCAGCCACGACTGGTCACTGCTGACCGGCGTCACCACCGGCGGGCTGGCCCTGCTGCTGGTGCCGATGGCGTTCATCGGCCACACCGGCAGCCATACCCCGGCACAGTGGAGCGGCTTCTGGGCGATCAGCGCCGGCGTGGCCGTGGTGGCCTCGATCCTCGGCAACGCGTTCTGGAACCGCGCCAGCCGGCTGCTGCCACTGACCCTCACCGGGCAGATGATCGTGTTCGAAACCCTGTTCGCGCTGTTGTACGCGTTTGTCTGGCAGCAGCGCTGGCCAACCCTGCTGGAAGCTTTGGCCATCGTGTTCCTGGTCGCCGGGGTGATGCTGTGCGCGCATGCCCATCGTGCGCCGCGGGCGATCGCCGAACATGCAGGCTAG
- a CDS encoding helix-turn-helix transcriptional regulator, giving the protein MGAIFHLRHYGQATGLDRHDYAQWVLPLQGELQFEMEGQGGRLDLLQGAFVAAGEAHDQMADGPNGFVIVDCPPGVLDDDTQEHLRRQRWLYLPLSVRQRLAQVREDQPLPALLPQLLQMFAPAGSGARLQSLCAQVQADPGRAWPVARMAVVVGVSESRLHALFQREFGLSPQAWLSACRLRWAKHQLRTSAAPISDIALAAGYSEQSALTRALRREYGQTPAAWRRGAI; this is encoded by the coding sequence ATGGGCGCGATCTTCCACCTTCGGCACTATGGACAGGCCACCGGCCTGGACCGCCATGACTATGCGCAGTGGGTGCTGCCGCTGCAGGGTGAGCTTCAGTTCGAGATGGAAGGCCAGGGTGGCCGGTTGGATCTGCTGCAGGGAGCCTTCGTTGCCGCTGGCGAGGCACACGACCAGATGGCCGATGGTCCCAATGGCTTCGTGATCGTGGATTGCCCTCCTGGCGTGCTGGATGACGATACCCAGGAGCACCTGCGCCGCCAGCGTTGGCTGTACCTGCCATTGTCAGTGCGCCAGCGGCTGGCACAGGTGCGCGAGGATCAGCCATTGCCGGCGCTGTTGCCGCAGCTGCTGCAGATGTTCGCGCCTGCCGGCAGCGGTGCACGGCTGCAGAGCCTGTGCGCGCAGGTGCAGGCCGATCCCGGAAGGGCGTGGCCAGTGGCGCGCATGGCGGTTGTCGTAGGCGTCAGCGAAAGCCGCCTGCATGCGCTGTTCCAGCGTGAGTTCGGGCTCAGTCCGCAGGCCTGGCTCAGTGCCTGCCGGCTGCGTTGGGCCAAGCACCAGCTGCGCACCAGCGCTGCGCCGATCAGCGATATCGCCCTGGCCGCAGGTTATTCGGAGCAGAGTGCACTGACCCGGGCACTGCGCCGCGAATATGGGCAAACGCCCGCCGCCTGGCGCCGGGGCGCCATCTGA
- a CDS encoding DUF6491 family protein, which translates to MNTTIRTLPLVLAGLLPMAAAGQLPTERVAPAPHCLDARDVQQVEQETATAIAVRNGQGQAYRIDFSAACPGINDAGTLRLEAPSGWACGRPSEQVVVDGRRCAVAGVTPIDNREFASTARASGRQYAATLPSVTVTAKGEARQPRSRTRQTFQASPAFCFASRHVRSWSEDAQGVVVETNPRRSGGHRFYRVELAGSCPILAGATSVYFQSGFQNGLICGNPGDRMVETPSDIPGDLRSFTPRFMRPACPVLAVCPKDVPDQASR; encoded by the coding sequence ATGAACACCACGATCCGCACGCTTCCGCTGGTGCTTGCTGGCCTGCTGCCGATGGCCGCCGCTGGCCAGTTGCCGACCGAGCGCGTTGCTCCTGCACCACACTGCCTGGACGCACGTGACGTACAGCAGGTCGAGCAGGAGACCGCAACGGCCATTGCCGTTCGCAATGGCCAGGGCCAGGCGTATCGCATCGATTTCAGCGCCGCCTGTCCCGGCATCAATGATGCCGGCACGCTGCGGCTGGAGGCACCGTCGGGCTGGGCCTGTGGACGCCCCAGCGAGCAGGTGGTGGTCGATGGACGCCGCTGCGCCGTGGCCGGCGTCACTCCGATCGACAACCGTGAATTCGCCAGTACGGCGCGGGCCAGTGGACGGCAATATGCCGCCACGCTCCCCAGTGTCACGGTAACCGCCAAGGGCGAGGCGCGGCAGCCGCGCAGCCGCACCCGCCAGACCTTCCAGGCGTCGCCGGCGTTCTGCTTCGCCAGCCGCCATGTACGCAGCTGGAGCGAGGATGCACAGGGCGTGGTGGTCGAAACCAACCCACGCCGCAGCGGCGGGCACCGTTTCTACCGGGTCGAACTGGCCGGCAGCTGCCCGATCCTGGCCGGCGCCACCTCGGTGTATTTCCAGTCCGGCTTCCAGAATGGCCTGATCTGCGGCAATCCCGGCGACCGCATGGTGGAGACGCCGTCGGACATTCCAGGTGACCTGCGCTCGTTCACCCCACGCTTCATGCGACCGGCCTGCCCGGTGCTGGCGGTGTGTCCGAAGGACGTCCCCGACCAGGCCTCGCGCTAG
- a CDS encoding linear amide C-N hydrolase, protein MARMTWKQKAMLAVALVAAGAPALACTRAVYLGDNGDVITARSMDWKVDVATNLYVLPRGMARTGQAGPKSLAWTARYGSVVATGYDVSTTDGMNEKGLVANLLWLVESEYPQQRGNKPGLAISLWAQYVLDNFATVDEAVAALRREPYSIITDKVPGEDRQATLHLSLSDASGDSAIVEYIGGRQVIHHDRRYQVMTNSPIFEQQLALNTYWQQIGGTVMLPGTNRSADRFARASFYINAIPKAEDPVVALASVFSVIRNTSVPYGITTPGEPNISSTRWRTVADHKRRLYFFESALTPNTFWVDLNKVDFAGKVLKLDLGPDQRNTFAGDALGQFVPSAPFTFLGVDG, encoded by the coding sequence ATGGCACGGATGACGTGGAAGCAGAAGGCGATGCTGGCAGTGGCACTGGTGGCGGCCGGCGCCCCCGCACTGGCCTGCACGCGTGCGGTGTACCTGGGTGACAACGGCGATGTGATCACCGCGCGGTCGATGGACTGGAAGGTCGATGTGGCGACCAATCTCTACGTGCTGCCGCGTGGCATGGCACGCACCGGCCAGGCCGGGCCGAAATCGCTGGCGTGGACGGCGCGCTACGGCAGCGTGGTGGCCACCGGCTACGACGTGTCGACCACCGACGGCATGAACGAGAAGGGTCTGGTTGCCAACCTGCTGTGGCTGGTCGAGTCGGAGTACCCGCAGCAGCGTGGCAACAAGCCCGGCCTGGCCATCTCACTGTGGGCCCAGTACGTGCTGGACAACTTCGCCACGGTGGACGAAGCGGTGGCGGCGTTGCGGCGCGAGCCGTACTCGATCATCACCGACAAGGTGCCGGGCGAGGATCGCCAGGCGACGCTGCACCTGTCTCTGTCCGATGCCAGCGGTGACAGCGCCATCGTCGAGTACATCGGCGGTCGCCAGGTGATCCATCATGACCGGCGCTACCAGGTGATGACCAACTCGCCGATCTTCGAGCAGCAGCTGGCGCTCAACACTTACTGGCAGCAGATCGGTGGCACGGTGATGCTGCCGGGCACCAACCGCTCGGCCGACCGCTTCGCGCGGGCGTCCTTCTACATCAATGCCATCCCCAAGGCCGAAGATCCAGTGGTGGCGCTGGCCAGTGTGTTCAGCGTCATCCGCAATACGTCGGTGCCCTATGGCATCACCACGCCTGGCGAGCCGAACATCTCGTCCACGCGCTGGCGCACCGTGGCTGACCACAAGCGCCGGCTGTACTTTTTCGAATCGGCGTTGACCCCGAACACGTTCTGGGTCGATCTGAACAAGGTCGATTTTGCTGGCAAGGTGCTCAAGCTCGACCTCGGCCCGGACCAGCGCAATACCTTCGCAGGTGATGCACTGGGCCAGTTCGTGCCCAGCGCACCGTTTACTTTCCTGGGGGTCGACGGCTAG